The genomic window ATAGTACGAGCAACCCTAGGTTCGACCCCGACATTTGTATTTTGGTTGTGCATATTTGCTTGTtgttgaatattggtttttctcgcgtattatagaatTTGTGTATTGGtaagtcgtgaggcaacgtatgcagcttccaggaggtgaaggttgatcaagattgtaTCAAGAATAAGAACGAttctgagcaggcaagtcatcactattccttgaacatattgatcccaattgcgaaattattttgtttacaaataaaattgcatgcgatgatgaacatcctacttgcgattatgccatgccttgattattgtttaccccttatttcttcgtaaccatgtttacgtatgagcctctagtcaattatgacaattgcttagaaatgctattctagaatcatgcatactcatatttatcaaatgctatatgcttgggcaattacctttgggaaggtaattgagatgcggcatgtggagacatgagcgccacattgccatgatgttaatgacatgatttgtgaaaggaaaataaagtgaaacaactgttttcgactggggcggatggaggatttgggtggtgtccggaaaaggctagtgccgtccctggtcaattaaggaccgagccatgaagttaagcatgaaacgaccctagtacaaccgtacttctcgaatgggtatggACCTAGCGGACTAGATaactgagcggaggcagtatcctgCATAGTGGTTTTCTTTAGGTGTGTGATTcggcaagcagtctgctggcggatgcccggttcggatggccaggtggatggcggatgcccgttccggatggtcagaggctggcttggcaatactacatgaggatacccataagagaacaatcatgatggactgggttcaacgacaagaagcaacgtaggaatgtgtgtgtttttcccttcccgggagcgccagaactcctctcactgctagaaacgtatgacgcctagagtgcatgagggctTAAGTTCATgaagcgggtactgccaatgcgaggttatcgaaaggctttgccgtgacgcgtctcatgtgttgggacgaggctcatgtgttgggcagtcgcggagtacgggtaaagtgtacatccactgcagtgtgagtaaaccaaatctattcgaatagccgtgctcgcggttattgagcaccgggacgtgtattacacttggctagactcaaaattcttaacttgtgtgggatgggatattgcatgatgatttttatgctgttggagccacttcctgagaggagggaaggtggacgtcctcagaaaaccatgacgactcaatggcgagaagctatccttgggatcacaatggatggtggacagaaccgtcgttgtttaatgtgaacactggtattaaaacttgatcagtctatgctaggtcttaggcttgtgaaaagaattgcaaaactagctttatgcaaaagaacctgaagccattccttgaaataccctctatcatatgcattgttgttgtggtggcttgctgagtacggttggtactcacccttgctatttatatattttttaggagagtgttgaagagaagcccttgtcggtacgcttgcgtatccaacaagatgatcggagtgcggtcttgttctaggtcttgttccccagtcgactgcctgtggcatgttaactgggcccttatattattttgtcttccgctgttgttctctgatagttgttggcctacctggccctaatgtaagtatttaactcttttagcctgaattcattcgtgatatgttgtgatccaactatgtatgtgtataCCAACTACTGATTCAGGGATTGGTATgaataaacacagaagatttccgatttctaaaatcgggggtctacaggTTGCCACAGTTGCTCGTCCGGGCTCCGCCACCTTGTGCTCCACCGCTCTGTTCTGCCCAGTGCTAGCACTGTAGAGGTGATAGGCTAGCTCGTTTGGAAGGTTACAATCGGTAACGCGGCTGGCGAGCACCTCGCCTCGTCTAGCATCACCGGTCCCTGCCTTGCCAGCGTCGCGTTGCGTCACTTGCCGAGGTTGGGGGAAGATAGGGAGAGGGGTGGCGACGACTGAGATGCTGGCATTGGAggtgagaggggaaagagatatAAGAGGAGAGAATCTGACAAGGCTGTCACGTGTACGCCGCTTACGACCAAAATCACGAtaaatggggggggggggtgagggTTGTATTTGTCCGGTTTAAATAGTTAAGGGTGCAAAATATCTGATGTTTGAATTTAGAGGGTTTTAATTAGGGGAATAGTTCAGACAATCGTGCTAGATTGGTGGGAGAGGATAATtcgttttttctctctcttctaggTTAGGTTGGGGGGAGGGTTAATTCGTTCGTATTGAAGAATTAGGGGTGCtaaatgtctggttttgtaaTTTAGGGGAGTAATTCGGACTTTTTCCAATCCAATAATTCTTTAGAAATTTTTTAAACTTATTGGGTCCTTAATCTAATAGAATgtggtgggaaaaaaaaaaccagtttTCCCTACTTAAGTCAAGATGTACCCTGAAATTTTATTCGAAGGGCCAACCAAAAAATTCCTGAAattgccaagaaaaaaaaagtgagacaGATGTGAGATACATGTGATAAACATAGAAACAAATTTCAGCCTCATATGCGTTGCACACTTGTCACAATAATCCTATGGCGTGAGCACATAGGCCATAGCTAGCGTCTGCGTTATCTTCAGGATGGCGATCTGCACGTCATCTCTATCATCGCCTCAATCACCATATCGATTTCACATCATTCGTCTCTTAGCACGTCTGTCACTGTGGAGTAGCACTGCAGGACAATATCTGCAGCGACTCTGAACATTTTCTGAATCTTGTGCCTACCTGAACATCCAAAGACACATGTGACTCTGAACATTTTCTGAATCTTGTAACGAGTCGGAGTCAGTAGAGCAGGCAGCTGCAGCCAGCCAAGAAATGGCCGATGCGCACGGTCACCGCCGGCGGGTGGCGCTGCCGTGCGCGGTGCGCCTCCGGCTCTGCCTCCTCGAGGCCGCCATCGACGCGACGCAGCGCCGGGACGGCGCCATCAACCGTCCTCTCTTCTCCCTGTACGACCGGCGGGCGCCCGCCGACCCGCggccggacgccgccggcgtgaGCTCCACGGACGTCACCGTCGACGCGTCCCGCGGCCTCTGGGCGCGCGTCTTCACCCCTCCCGCGCCGGAGCACGagcactcgtcgtcgtcgtcgacgacgacgccgcgcccCGTCATCGTCtacttccacggcggcggcttcgcgaTGTTCTCGGCGGCCTCCCGCCCGTTCGACACCCACTGCCGCACGCTCTGCGCCGgggtcggcgccgtcgtcgtgtcCGTCGACTACCGCCTCGCCCCCGAGCACCGGTTCCCCGCCGCGTACGACGACGGGGAGGCCGTCCTCCGCTACCTCGCCACCACCGGCCTCCGCGACGAGCACGGCGTCCCCATGGACCTCTCCGCCTGCTTCCTCGCGGGAGACAGCGCCGGCGGCAACATCGCGCACCACGTGGCTCAGcgctggacgacgacgacaacgacgccggcgactccgccgcctccgtcagACAACCccgtccacctcgccggcgtgATACTCCTGGAGCCGTActtcggcggcgaggagcggacCAAGGCGGAGCGCGCGCTGGAGGGCGTGGCGCCGGTGGTGAACAtccgccggtcggaccggtgGTGGAGGGCGTTCTTGCCGGAGGGGGCCGACCGGAACCACCCGGCGGCGCACGTCACCGGCGACGCGGGGCCGGAGCCCGAGCTGCAAGAAGCGTTCCCGCCGGCGATGGTGGTCGTCGGGGGCCTCGACCCGCTGCAGGACTGGGACCGGAGGTACGCCGGCATGCTGCGGCAGAAGGGGAAGGCGGTGCGGGTGGTGGAGTTCCCGGAGGCCATACACGCCTTCTACTTCTTCCCGGAGTTCGCCGGCGACATCCGGAAGCTCGTCGGTGAAATCAGGGCGTTCGTAGAAGAGAGCATCATGTCCAAGTAGTCCATTGCTTAGCTGTGATTACTCCAACTAGCTATAAATTATCGGAGTAGTTCGTATTTATATAATTGTAGTACTTTTCTTTTGAGGGAACTTAATTATAGTACTTATAATGGAGTAATTACTCTCCGTAGATGTTTTCGGTTCgttcaaacttttgaaatttgCTGATTACTCATTCTGTTCAGTATTGagtttgagtaaattgcattagcGTTACAAATTTTGTTATGTGGATAAAATTTAGTGCATGAACGCTTGTTTTGATACATGAACTTGTTTGGTGTATATAAACAAAGCCGAAATGTCACGACAAAGAACAGTTTATACTAAGTTAAACATCATAAATTAGTATCATAAATTAGTACACGACTTAAGCGCGAAAGGCTATATTTGTAAACTTTTTGGTTTTTGCtttatctttctttgtttctacCTCTTACATCATTATTcgatttttctatttctttcattATGTAATGATTATACCTTACTTCATGTTTAattgatacttcctccgtttcacaaggtaagttattctaacatttcccacattcatatgtatgttaataaatctagatggatatatatgtctagattcattaacatcaatataaatgtgagaaatgctagaatgacttacattgttaaatagagggagtagatcTTTATCTAGGTGATATCCTTGTGAGCTACTCCATATGTTTATTACATAGCATTCAAATCAGTAAGATTAACCTTGTAGTGCAATTTTGCTTTTAGTTCACACGCACTAGATAAGTTTACGCACCAAAATAACTGTTTTACATGTTTATACACTAGATTCCTACACAACAAGTTTGTGTatcactaatatatatatttttctcttaaaatacTTATCCAATTTttatccgattacaccattatatctatagtaattaaaaattaatgataAGATATCGCATGACCGATACAACATAAGTAAGGTTCTTGTATTATACTAGTCATCTTTTTTCTAATATTGCATCcgcataaaatattttttttatcaagcaGTGAAATATATTTTTCCAAGTAATCAAGCAtccttttttttgaaacgaatcTTTCAAGTGAGATGAAAcatctaaaataattttatacgCAGTAAACTAATTTATAGTCGTCTCATTGACATTCGATCTGTCAGTGCTGCACAACCGATCTTTGCCGCCGGTTGGCAACCATCTGTTGTCCCGGTTATGCAACCGGGACGGCGAattcaggactaaagatcgctatctttagtcccggttaaatattcaggactaaagatcaataccaaccgggactaaagatgtggTCCTAgctataggttttttttttcttttctctctttctttttcactATTCTTTTGCTATTTGCCCAAATCATCTTAGATCAAACATTCATCATTCACAGCAATATAGTTCATCCCAGATCATTCACAGCAATAGTTCATCCCAGATCATTCACACAATAGTTCATCCTCAAATCATTCACAATAACAATACAGGTCAAATCACACATTCAACACATATTGAATCAcacattaagaaaaaaagaaaaaaaatcaagcagcagcgccggccgcctcctccttcggatccggcggcagccagccgcctcccctcccagatccgccgccgccgcgcaaggccgcctccgcctccgcccggccgccgccgtcgcccggccgtcgccgcctgaGAATGGGGAggaaaggggaggaagagaatgaggagaggaggaggaagagaaagagatgggtgaagaggaggaagagataacGTGAGGGTTGATGAGATATAACTTATTAACTGatcccgtctcctcctcctcgatctcgcgcACGTCTTGGCCTCTCCGCCGCACATGCcaatcttttttcccggttagttacaccaatcgggactaaagataatagaaGGGTATGGCACCGCCTGTTGTtcttttaaccgggactaaaaatgaacaccaaccaggactaaagataaaaaagtagctctaaccttttgaaccgagactattgtggtttttgctCGATCGGGTAAAGAtagtttctccagtagtgtgtAGTCGTCAATTCCAGGGAAAGTGGTTTAATTCCCCGGTAGGATTTTAACATAAGCAAAAGTGGTTTAATTATGACGGTAGGAAAGAAGTAAAGGGTTGTGATTTCACCAAATGATGTTCAAATCAGGGAATCTTCACCCGACACAATCGAGTGAAAAGACGGGAAGAGATCTTCTCCATATACTCCGTATATCTTACCATTCTTTCTCTCGCGCATTTCTCGCCATTAATCGTACGTCGATAAATTTCCAATTTTATATGGCGGGTCCATAAATCTGAAATCATGTATACACACTTTATTCTTCATAGCACATCTTACGCCAATTGCATCGTTCATTGAGCAAATGGAGCGCCTTTGACTCGGTGGAACATTGGTGGAGCCTTGTGGTAGACTCCCCTAATAACCCCCGTATTCCTGCGAATCTTGGTGATCTTGGTTTCCTGAGAAATTTGGTGCGAACGAAACGCAATAATCTTCCGAAACATCGCCTCAACGCCGATGTCCATCATTGCAAAGATTAAGGAGGAAGCTCGAGCTTGGGTCAAGGCTGGAGCTTCAAAGCTTCAAGAGTTTGGTATTTTGGGAGATATCACTTAATCTCTTTTGGCGGGTTCCTGTGGGTGTAGTTCTTGAGGCTCCTCCTGtacatattttgatatttttttctccatctctattaatatacgaggcaaagcttttgccctcctttcaaaaaaaaattgcatcgtCCATGgcttctcttttgttttgcttCCTGATCCTATGCAGCAGCTACATTTCCAATTCTGTTGTAGCTAGCAGGTGACGACGAGGGTGGGGATTCCCTAGAGTTCACTCCAACTCCACCCGATGGATTTGATCAAATCTCAGTCGTCTCTAAATAACAACAGTTGGAATGAACTAACTAATTcccactagtttttttttatcctaataTTTGTAACAAATCAACGAATACTATATATCTAAAGAATATACAAACTGATTTTACTTGCATAACCTAGAAATTTCATGGTTTATCCATgatataaaaatcatattgggCTTGTGGCTCTAATGTTTTAGCAATATTTTTGTGTGTATATGATTTATGCAGGTTTGCACGTACTAAATGTTTAACATAGTTTTATACATGACCATAGCTTCTTgtttggagaagaagagagcgTGCAAACTTTGTTAATGTTGTTGGAAACATACTCATTAGGAacataaaaagaagaaaaggtaagTAATTTTCATTCAAGCATATGTGATTGAGGGAGTTAATTAATATAAGTTAATACGTGGCTTTATCTTAGCCATAGGAAACAATTGATGTTATGGATTTGGTCAAATTCACCTGGTGAAGTTATAGCTAACTCTAGGGGATCTGGACCCATGACGACGACGTGCACGGCTTTGTTGTCGTGCCAACCACCTCTTTTGAGCCACAAGATGCATGCTTCCCATCCACACGAGGTATCAGTCAGTGCAATTTCGAAACAAAATTTCGACCTCACAGGCAATCACAAAGCTAGTCcgaaattctattttttttccttctttttgaatttgtccaaaatttattcaaatttatttaaaattcatcaaatttttaaataatttcggccaagaaatttccaaaatttcggtTCTTTCGGGGGCCCCGGGCAAAAAACTTAAATTCAAGATTGCAAACCctggaaaaaaatttgaaaatatactgtttatggatttgttttgcaaaaatataccggATGGAGAATGATTTGCACAAATATAATATCGGTATCATGGCTTGGAAGAGCGATACCGAGGTTCGCGACAACAAATTGCGATACCGCCACGCTATCACACTATCAACTCGCGAGGGTGCATTTGAGCTAGCGGTATCGCTTGTGGAAACAGCGAGACCGCCACAATATCTCTCTTTCGTAGAGCGAGAGCGCCACGTGAAGGAAACGACCCGTTGTCGCACTGGTATCGCGGTGTGCAAGCGTGAGAGCGAAATCAGTCTCGTAATCCCAACGCGCGAGACCGAGCATGTCGTGGGACCCACATTAGCAAAACGACCGGGCGCGAGTGGGCTGCCGGTCTCGCACGCACAAAGCGCGAGACCGATATCGGTCTCGCTGTCCCAATGCGCGAGACCGACGCGCGGTATCGCTCTAGCAAAGCGAGAGAGCGCTTTGCTATCGCTCAATCAAAAATCGATACCGGTTATACCGGCGAATACGTACATATCGTTTGTGAATACGGCCGCTGAATCGTGTCCATGCAGGCCACAAGTGAACATGCCGTATATACGAATatgcatacacatatatatagccgtCACATAGATCTTCTTGTTGGCTCATGcatgtatacgtatatacattagccaagcatgcatgtatatatggctGAACACACATATAGATGGACATATGTCAATACGTGCATAGCTCATGCATTCCATTAGCAGGTGGGACGCGCTCTCGCGCTGAGCGCGAGACTACTTGGGGCCCCGCCGGTCTGAGTTCGCGTCAGACGACCGCGAAATCGCTCTACGATCATGCGAGATCGAGCCGTTCTTGCGCTTTTGGAATACGAGACCGATGCATTAGCGCTCTCGCGGTTTTAATTAGCGATAGCGCTGGCGCCTTCGCTAATCCGTTATGCGATATTGCGCTTTCGCTTAACTAAAGTGCGACGATGGTATATTTTCGTAAATCTTTCCCTAATCAGTATATTCTTGCAATTCCGGTAAGAAAAttgtatattttcaaaaaaatttcgcAAACCCTGTGCGATATAAAAAACTGATTTTGGAACCAAACATGTAATTCTTATGCAAAATTAAGATGTTGCATCAACGTttcagcgccgccgtccccgccgccggggTCAAACCGCGCCATCATGCCGCTGGTTCACCGGCACGGCCCGTGCGCGGTgcgccgcgcccgtcgccgtctTTCGCCGGGACGCTTCGCCGTAGCCgcagccgcgcccgcgcgcgcgacgtcgtcggcgtGATGAGCAAGGAGGAACACGGTAGCAACGTGATCAGCATCCCCCGGCGCACCAGTTCGGGGACAAGCCCCCGACTCGCTGCTGGAGTACGTCGTGACGGTGTCCGTCTGCACGCCGGCCGTCGAGCAGGTCGCGTCATCATCGATCCCCGCGAGGACATGCCGTGGTTGGCTGGAGTGTGCGCCGTTCGACAACGGCAGCTACCCACGTGGGAAGACGTGTTTCGTCTGCCggcgaaaatgctttttctagtagtgtccaCCATCGCTTGTTCGACCCGAGGAGGTCGTCCACGTACGCCGCCATCTCCTGGGGTTCCGATGAGTGCAAGATCGAAGCTCGCGGTCGAGGTGCTTAATTTACGACGTACGTCGCCCACGGTAGAGTCGGCTTCCGGTCCGGCGCCTGCGCTGATCATCATCGACAGTGTGTTTCTCCGTGGTCTTCAGAGCTGGAGTACATGAGAGATCGTTTGCTTTGGTAAGATGCTTATGTGGAGATTTTGTACGTACGGGCATAAATCGGCGGGTGAACATGTTTTTCACCATgtttatattgaaaaaaaatataagtttaGAATTAAATTAACTAATTTGTGTCGTAAACTTGGTTAATTTATTCTAAACATgtatttaattccaattaatcATATCAACCTTTTTATAGCTCTTTACACTCTACAAGTAAGACAATGCATGAGAATTAAATCTTGACGCTAGTAAATATAACTCTACATTTCAACTGAATAGTTCGATTATGGTTAGTTTTGGTCAAATGCAAATATAACTAGTGAGAAAACAATTAGCCATTAATTAAGTCATGCTCAAAATAGCAGCTAATTAAATTAGcatatgtttttatatttaatcattgcatttgtatttaaatattttatattaataagaaaaaaaattaattactttcgagaaatttatatatatgtatgctataTTCCTCTTGCAATAAGTGTCAATTCCTTTGGTCTTTGCAAAATAAGGCAGCGTCAACTCTTCCAATATCAATTTTCGATATAGCTCTATACTGGGGGGACAAGCCTGATAATATCCTTCCACCAAGCTAGACATGCATGTGGCACTTGTTCTTGATAATAATTCCATGTCAGATTTATCCACAGCaaattttccttttgttgttgaatttatcttttttattaatAATGAAAATGTATTACATTTCGAGCCAGAGCCTCTGCCATACGTACTGATACAACACACAACCAATGAATTCTTTAGCCCAAAGAAACGATAGGTGATGGGACAAACCCTATCCACCCTAAGAAAGAAAACCAAATGATAGACCTAAAAGAACCGCATAGATTTTAACAAGTagtgaaagaaaaaacattgaCTATCAACTCTAAGAGTGTAGCATCATTGCACATGATATCTTGCTCCTCTTTGTTGTAACCATGGTAATTTCGGACCTGGCCGGCAAACCCAAATCTCCAATGAAgttttcggattttttttcaaatatttgtgaatttggtcaaaatttatttaaatccaatcaaaatatgttaaatttttttaaaaaactggtCAGAAAACACCGAAATTCatgatttctttttcaaaattttggcaaccaCCAAAATTTCGGTAGCTGGTCATAACATCATCTTCTCTATCACAAGCGGCGAAAACACAATACAAGATAGATGACAAAAAAGTGTGACATATCTATCatttttttgcatatatattCAAACGAGTAAATTATATCGGTGGTACAGGAACATGAGATATATGGGCAATCTACTGCATAAATGCCCATTTTGATGTACGAACTTGCTTAGTTAGTATAGACAAAGGCTAAAATAGCACACTATATATGGTTGATTTCGCTGACTTGGATGGATTAGGATGTCATGTAGATGCATACATGTTCAACCATCCATAGAGTACATTTGCTGTAcacttaaatatatttataaaaataattaagctgggatagaaaatagaaaagataataaaatagaAATCCTGCATAGagttattttcaaatataaCATGCCTAATGCCCTCGTCATTATGCGTGTGGTATCCTAATGAGCGTCGACTTCAGCAAGATTAGTCGTGGTGTCCCGTTTTAGCCTTGACGCACTATGTAAGTTCATACACTGGAATATGTATTTTGCAAGTTTGGATACTAGACTGGACAAAACATCTCATGTTTGTGTATCActggtgcaatttactctattcAAATAGTGTGCTTTGCTATTTCCCATATTGGTTAATATTGTTTGCGCTAAAAAAGTGTAGTCTGTGATAACTTTCTTTGATGCAACAATCACAAGTTATAACCAGTACCATCCGGAAGACCGGAATGCACGATAAGTTGTCCTCAAGTAATGCCATAGACATAATCTAGTCGGCACAAGAGAAAGTATAAGTTTATGATGTCCGACAAATACGCACAAGGTGCAAGTGTTTTTGTTAATTAGATGTTTATATGCATTTGCTTCTTCTATTTATAATAACTATATATTGAGATACCCGATTTGCTCGAGGGCTTTATGATTTCTAACCAATTTATTTGAGTATTTTAGGAGAAAGAAAGAGTAAACAAAAATGACGATGATTTCTCTACTGAGGTTCTATATATACACTCAATTAGATGGTTAAAATTCCAAATTCTATCCAAATTTTAGAAACCAGCCAGGTGATATTCCCATCGATGAAAGGATTGAGTTGTCGGCCATAACTTTCTCGGCTACTATGCCGACTAAGTTTTGTATTCCGATAACTCAACTTATTAGGTGGTATTGATATAGTTGGCATATATACATTTGAATAGAGTTAGGGAATACTGTTAGTGCCCTAGATATGAGATAACCTGAAGAACTTACCTCGGCAGGACCAGCATAGGCCATGTCCCATATGGAAACAAACCTCATACGTATGGATAAAATCTGAAGTAAATTAGAAAGGAGTCACAGATAAGGAAATAAATACAAAGTCCTACTTGGGCCTAACTTGAAGACCGTATCTATACTTGCCTCCTACTTGAGAAGAGGGCTCTCGAGGGTATAAATATAAC from Oryza glaberrima chromosome 6, OglaRS2, whole genome shotgun sequence includes these protein-coding regions:
- the LOC127775791 gene encoding probable carboxylesterase 18, producing MADAHGHRRRVALPCAVRLRLCLLEAAIDATQRRDGAINRPLFSLYDRRAPADPRPDAAGVSSTDVTVDASRGLWARVFTPPAPEHEHSSSSSTTTPRPVIVYFHGGGFAMFSAASRPFDTHCRTLCAGVGAVVVSVDYRLAPEHRFPAAYDDGEAVLRYLATTGLRDEHGVPMDLSACFLAGDSAGGNIAHHVAQRWTTTTTTPATPPPPSDNPVHLAGVILLEPYFGGEERTKAERALEGVAPVVNIRRSDRWWRAFLPEGADRNHPAAHVTGDAGPEPELQEAFPPAMVVVGGLDPLQDWDRRYAGMLRQKGKAVRVVEFPEAIHAFYFFPEFAGDIRKLVGEIRAFVEESIMSK